The candidate division WOR-3 bacterium DNA segment CAATTACGGTGAGGGTGCGCATAGAAAATTTTACCTTAATAGGCACTAATGTCAAAATTAAATAAACCTACATCACATTTTTATTGGACAATGGGGCTTGGGGTATTAATATAAAAATATATGTATGCACCATTTACCCGTTTTGCCCGTTTCTATGACAGATTTATGCAGCGCTATGTCGATTACCCCGATTGGGTAAACTATGTTTTAAAAATATTTAGGCGCTTCAAGGTTGAACCGAAAACCATTCTTGACCTCGCCTGTGGGACCGGAATTCCCACGGTGATATTGGCAGAACAGGGGTTTCGCGTTATCGGTGTTGACCGGTCCAAAGAGATGCTGGCAATACTATTGGATAAAAAAGGCGACCTGCCGATTGAGGTGCTTTGTACTGATATCAGAGACTTTACACTTGACCAGCCGGTGGATGCGGCAATCTGCCTTTACGACAGCATTAACTACCTCTTAACCGAACAGGACCTTGAGCGCTGTTTCCACTGCGTTGCGAAGGCGCTTGTCCCTTCCGGTCTTTTTGTCTTTGATATGAATACGGTTTACGGGCTGGAAAGGCACTGGGGAACAAGAACAGTCACCCGGGAAACACCGGAACTGGTCTCCATCTGGCAGAGCCGTTACGACCATGAGACCAGAATCTCCCAACTCCACCTTGTCTTCTGGGAGAAAATGGCAGATGGTTCTTTGGGCGAAAAGCACGAAGAGGTCCACGAGGAACGGGCGTATACTCAAAAGGAGGTGCGGCAGGCATTAAAAAGCGCCGGTTTTGATGAAATTCACTTTTATCATCATGGCGGTTTTCTGCCGGTTGGTCCTTTGACAACAAGGATGATGGTGGTGGCAAAAAAGAGGCTGTAGTGAGGAATTTGAAATTCAAGAAAAAAAGGATAGAATAGCCTATGCGTTTCATCGCCGATTTACACATCCATTCAAAATTCTCCCGGGCAACAAGCCAGGATATGGAAATCCCCGCAATTGCCAAAGCGGCAAAACAGAAGGGAATAAAACTGATGGCGACCGGCGATTTCACCCATCCAGAGTATTTTGCCTCATTGAAAAGGTATCTCAAGCCCGCAGGCAACGGTCTTTATGTTTATGAGGACACCTATTTCATTGTCAATACCGAGGTGAACAACATCTATTCGGCTGGAGGCAGGCTGCGCCGGATTCACAATATGATTTTTGCCCCGAGCTTTGAAAGCGCACAAAGAATTACCGAGATGTTAGGTAAATACGGCAAACTGGATGCGGACGGCAGACCCTCCCTAAGTCTATCAAGTTATGACCTGGTGGCACGACTATTGGAGATTGAACCCAAGGCTTTTGTCGTCCCCGCGCATATCTGGACACCCTGGTTTTCCCTTTACGGTGCCAATTCCGGCTTTGACTCCTTTGAGGAGTGTTTTGGCGACCTTTCGGATGAGGTCTTTGCGGTTGAGACCGGGCTTTCCTCTGACCCGCCGATGAACTGGCGCCTTTCGGCTTTGGATAAAAAAACGCTCATCTCCAACTCTGATGCCCATTCGCCAAGCCGGCTGGGCAGGGAGGCAAATGTTTTTAACTGTGAACTGAGTTACGATGAGATTCGGCAGGTGCTCAAAACAAAGGACAAGGATAAATTTCTTTTTACCATTGAGTTCTTTCCCGAAGAGGGCAAGTATCACTATGACGGGCACCGGCAGTGCGGGGTAAGGCTCTCACCAGCACAGTCGATAATCTCTGGTGACATCTGCCCGGTTTGCGGCAGGCGCCTGACCGTAGGGGTCTTGCACCGGGTTGAAAAACTTGCCGACCGCAAACCAGAAGAGGTGCCCAAGGATATGATTCCGTTTAAACACCTGGTGCCCTTAGAGGAGATAATCGCTGAGGCTTTAGGCGTGGGGCGAGATACTGGGGCGGTCAATAAAAAGTATGAGGAGATGATAAAAGGGCTGGGCAGCGAATTTGAGATTCTGATGGATGTTCCTGTAAGTGAGATTGCCCGTTTTGGAGAAAGGATTGCTCAGGGAGTAGAACTGATGCGCAAAGGCGAGATCATCATTGAACCGGGTTATGACGGGGTTTTCGGTGTTGTCCGGGTATTTTCCGATTCGAATAAAAAACAGGTGGCTGCTCCTGAGGCGGAAAAGGGGCAACAGCTCAGGCTTTTCGGCTGATGAAAAAACTCTGGGCACCCTGGCGGGCAGAATACCTTCACTGCATCGGAAGTAGTAAGGGTGAGAAGCGATGCCTCTTCTGTGTTTTGAAGAAAGGCAAACAGGATAGAGAAAACCTGATTCTTTATCGGGGAAGGCTGGGTTTTGTGGTGATGAACAGGTTTCCATATAACAGTGGCCATCTAATGATTGCACCATTCCGCCATACCGCCAATCTCGAAGGGTTAACCACGGCAGAGGTAGCGGAGATTTTTCAGTTGATGCAGAAAAGCATCCGGATCCTGAAGCAGGAATTCAAACCCCAAGGGTTCAATATTGGCGCCAACCTTGGTACGGTTGCCGGTGCCGGTGTTGCCGGTCATATTCACTTCCATATCGTTCCCCGCTGGCAGGGTGATACCAACTTTATGCCACTCCTTGCCGAAACAAAGGTGGTGAGTGAGCATCTCCAAACCACCTATGAGCGCCTGGTAAGACATTTCACGAAAATGTACAAAAGAGGAAAATAGCGGTGGTGAAGGCGGTCGTTTTTGATGTTGACAACACCCTAGTTGATTTCAACAAATGGAAGGATGCGGCGGTTGAGGCGGCGGTGATGGCGATGATTGACGCCGGGCTGGATTTGACACCGGCTGCGGCAAAGAAAAAGGTCTACGAGATTTATGAGGAAAAGGGGATTGAGTATCAGGAGGTTTTTAACGACTTCCTCAAGGAGATTTTGGGCTACATTGACTACCGGATTTTGGCAAGCGGAATAATTGCCTATCGCCGGGCACGCGAAGGTGCGCTGGTGCCATATCCCCATGTCCATCTCGCCTTGCTCAAGCTCTTCCGGATGGGATTAAAACTGGCGGTTGTTTCTGATGCCCCAAGGCTACAGGTGTGGATGAGGTTGGTTTCGCTCAATGTCGAGCGCTTCTTTGATGTGGTCGTTACCTTTGATGATACCGGAAAGCGAAAACCGGCAAGGGAGCCATTTGCCAAGGTGTTAGAACTTTTACAGATTGCACCTGCAGAGGCGGTGATGGTTGGTGACTGGGCAGAGAGGGACATTATCGGCGCAAAGGAGTTGGGGATGATAACCGTTTTTGCCCGCTACGGTGACAGTTTTGGCACAAAGAATTCTGGTGCCGATTATGAGATTAATGACATCCTGGAAATTGTGCCTTTGATTGAAAAATTGAACCAAGCCCAACAGCCTATCTAAAGTAATGGCAGTTTTTGGTATCGGTATTGATTTGGTAGAGGTGAAACGCATCAGAGAGGCGATGGAGAGTTATGGCGAGCGGTTTAAAAAAAGGGTTTTTACACCCAGAGAAATTGAGTTTTGTGAAGGTCTTACTGATAAATACCCGTCCTATGCTGCCCGTTTTGCCGCCAAGGAGGCGTTTTCCAAAGCATTAGGAACTGGGCTCCGTGGAAAAATCTCCTGGCAGGAAATTGAGATCTGTGATAATGAGCGCACCCGACCAACTATTAAAGTATCGGGCAAAGCAGCAGAGATTTTAAAAGATCGAAAGGTTCATTTGAGCCTCAGCCACATTGCCCACTACGCCGCCGCGGTGGTAGTGATTGAAAAATAAATTTATTAACGCTGGTCAATCTCCTTGTGGATTTTTACGACAATTTTCTGTACTTTCTTTAACGGAAAGGCGGTGAGAAACGCCTTGACGCCTGGTCCTGTTTCTTTTATCAAAATGTTTATTAGTTGGGCTGAGGTTAACGTTTTAATAGATGCGGCACTTTGAATGAACTTAGCTACCGCCGAATCTCCATACTGGTGGTGGATTTCCCACCAGAATGCCAGAAATATCGCCTGAGCGAATAACCACTCTGTTTCAGAACGAGGCACCCACTCAATGATATTAACCACTTGCTCTGGCGAAGTGCGAAAAAGAGTATCCAGCAACTGCCAGTAAGAAGGCTCATAGAGGATGGCTT contains these protein-coding regions:
- the acpS gene encoding holo-ACP synthase produces the protein MAVFGIGIDLVEVKRIREAMESYGERFKKRVFTPREIEFCEGLTDKYPSYAARFAAKEAFSKALGTGLRGKISWQEIEICDNERTRPTIKVSGKAAEILKDRKVHLSLSHIAHYAAAVVVIEK
- a CDS encoding HAD-IA family hydrolase — protein: MKAVVFDVDNTLVDFNKWKDAAVEAAVMAMIDAGLDLTPAAAKKKVYEIYEEKGIEYQEVFNDFLKEILGYIDYRILASGIIAYRRAREGALVPYPHVHLALLKLFRMGLKLAVVSDAPRLQVWMRLVSLNVERFFDVVVTFDDTGKRKPAREPFAKVLELLQIAPAEAVMVGDWAERDIIGAKELGMITVFARYGDSFGTKNSGADYEINDILEIVPLIEKLNQAQQPI
- a CDS encoding class I SAM-dependent methyltransferase; the encoded protein is MYAPFTRFARFYDRFMQRYVDYPDWVNYVLKIFRRFKVEPKTILDLACGTGIPTVILAEQGFRVIGVDRSKEMLAILLDKKGDLPIEVLCTDIRDFTLDQPVDAAICLYDSINYLLTEQDLERCFHCVAKALVPSGLFVFDMNTVYGLERHWGTRTVTRETPELVSIWQSRYDHETRISQLHLVFWEKMADGSLGEKHEEVHEERAYTQKEVRQALKSAGFDEIHFYHHGGFLPVGPLTTRMMVVAKKRL
- a CDS encoding endonuclease Q family protein, with amino-acid sequence MRFIADLHIHSKFSRATSQDMEIPAIAKAAKQKGIKLMATGDFTHPEYFASLKRYLKPAGNGLYVYEDTYFIVNTEVNNIYSAGGRLRRIHNMIFAPSFESAQRITEMLGKYGKLDADGRPSLSLSSYDLVARLLEIEPKAFVVPAHIWTPWFSLYGANSGFDSFEECFGDLSDEVFAVETGLSSDPPMNWRLSALDKKTLISNSDAHSPSRLGREANVFNCELSYDEIRQVLKTKDKDKFLFTIEFFPEEGKYHYDGHRQCGVRLSPAQSIISGDICPVCGRRLTVGVLHRVEKLADRKPEEVPKDMIPFKHLVPLEEIIAEALGVGRDTGAVNKKYEEMIKGLGSEFEILMDVPVSEIARFGERIAQGVELMRKGEIIIEPGYDGVFGVVRVFSDSNKKQVAAPEAEKGQQLRLFG
- a CDS encoding HIT domain-containing protein, with the translated sequence MKKLWAPWRAEYLHCIGSSKGEKRCLFCVLKKGKQDRENLILYRGRLGFVVMNRFPYNSGHLMIAPFRHTANLEGLTTAEVAEIFQLMQKSIRILKQEFKPQGFNIGANLGTVAGAGVAGHIHFHIVPRWQGDTNFMPLLAETKVVSEHLQTTYERLVRHFTKMYKRGK